ATATTAAGGCTGGATCATGTAGTGGAGAAAATCTTCCAGGTTGCACCTATAGAGATTGTTTGCCACATCAATATTGTAATGAAGAATCCCCCCCATTTGAAAAAAACTTTTCTAAAAATGACAACTTTAGATCCACAGATCATGTACAATGTAACAGTTTTCAAATCAAGGAGGAACCTTTCATATTGTTAGAAGAAACCTGTACTGATATAACTATACCTATAGATCATGCCGAGCAAGATTCAGAATCTCCACATTCGGAGCTGTCAGCCTCATGCATAAGTGTCAAAGATGGTGCTCAACACTATTACTCTGCTTATCTTAAGGAGGAATCCCTCTCACATGGTGAAGGTGATACAGGAGACAATGGCATTTCTCAGCCCACAGGTCACACATGGGAAGATAAATTTAAATTAAAGGAAGAATCAATGTCATGTAGTGAAGGCATTATAGCAGACAATGGTATTTGTAAACCTACAGATCAAATGCAAGAAGATCCATCTTGTATTAAGGAGGTTTTGAAtggagccctgcaaggtggtaAACCTTatatatgttcagaatgtggcaaatgtttttctATGGAATGTCGCTTACTTACCCATCAAAAAATCCACAAAACTGTGAGAATGCATTCATGTAATCGATGTGAGAAATCTTTTAAAAGAAGGTCACATCTTATTCAGCATGAAGATATGCATTCGGGAGACAAGCCATATTGCTGCtctgaatgtggaaaatgctTTGTGTATAACTCCAATCTGCTTagacataagagaattcacattggggagaagccatattcatgcctTGTCTGTGGAAAGTCTTTTGTCAGAAACGCAAGTCTTCttgaacatcagaaaattcaTACTGGAGAGAGGCCGTACTCCTGCCAggaatgtgggaaaagttttctTACCAATGCCCATCTGATACAGCACCAGAtgacacacacaggagagaaaccgtatTCATGTTTGGACTGTGGGAAAAGTTTTATTAAGAGCTCCAATCTTATTGTGCATCGCAgggttcacacaggagaaaaacctTATTTCTGTTCAGTATGCGGGAAGTGTTTTGCCAGCAGCTCCCATCTCGTTGAACATCAGAGGACTcatacaggggagaaaccatattgTTGTTCAGACTGTGGGAAATACTTTGCATTCCGCTCAAGTCTTGTTCAGCATCAGAGAACCCACACAGGAGAAAAACCATATACCTGTTCAtactgtgggaaatgtttttcacAAAGCTCGCAATTTGTCATTCACCTGAAGACTCACACAGGAGACAGGCCATTCTCCTGCTCAGAATGTGGAAAGCGCTTTATCACTAACACAAGTCTTGCCCAACACCAGAGAAACCACACAGGGGACAAACCGTTTtcttgctcagaatgtgggaaatgttttctttGTAATTCAAGCCTGGTCATTCACCAGAGAacccacacaggggagaaaccatattcctgtccagagtgtaataaaaGTTTTTGCAGTAATTCACAACTTGTCAAGCACcagaaaactcacacaggagagagaccATATACCTGCCCAGAGTGTGAGAAGTGTTTTATGAGAAACTCTGATCTTTCTGTTCACATGAGAAGTCATACAGGAGAGAGGCCATATTCTTGTTCTCATTGTGGGAAACGATTTGCAAATAGTTCTGTGTTTGCCATACATCAAAGgattcatacaggagagaagccgttctCCTGTTCTgactgtggaaaatgttttattagAAATTCAGATCTTGTAATACATAGACGACGACACACTGGAGAGAAGCCTTATTTGTGCACACAGTGTGGCAGTAGCTTTGTGAGCAAAAGTGCTTTATCATCACATGATAAGACTCATAAATGACTCCTACCATTTCTGAGTATAAATGTGACAGTTGAAAATAAACGTATCTAAACATAATGGGGCCTGGCTTGAAAAGAATCCTTTCAGAGTTTTGACTGTACTTCCCACTTCCATCATTTTAAAACGACAAACCTAGATAACTATAAACAAAGGCATATATCATGTGTGGAACCAtaatcaaaaatgtaaaaatcagcgGCTCACCCTAATACTGAATGGACAGGGTgcacacctctcggtccacccagaccgcacagGAAAAGAGTATATGGTAaaagaatgaggggcactccgtataagggaacaggagacaGTGGTTCACAATAAAATTTATTATACTACCacatatattcactatatataaaaacaataaaatgaaTGATATAGCAAATTAGATCAGGATCCTTATCAATACTAAAATGTCCAGAAAGTCCATAGGACAACACACATCCGGTGTAAAATCGCCACAGATGGTATGGGCAGACTATCGTATCAAGGAATCTTTTTCAAATATATCACTTGGGGATATCAAGCTTCCACAAAGTCCCATATATAACGTCCGATTACGGACAGATCAGGTCAGGCATAAAACACAAGAGTTCTCTTTTCTGATGAGACAGCCAGAATATCTTACCCTCTGTATGTCCGCACCACCGGTATGGGGACTCGAAGTAATGGCTGGATGATgtaaacgcggcgtcccacgtggtacgaGTCtgacgtgagacgtcacgtcagactcgtaccacgtgggacgccgcgtttacATCATCCAGCCATTACCTCGAGTCCCCATACCGGTGGTGCGGACATACAGAGGGTAAGATATTCTGGCTGTGAATATATGTGGTAGTATAATAAATTTTATTGTGAACCACtgtctcctgttcccttatacggagtgcccctcattctttTACCATGTGTGGAACCATGCCAACTAACTAAACCCACTAAATAGAACCACACATGTAATGTAGAAAAAtatctttattacacataattatttaaaaaaatatattgcacaGAAAATATGCAATGTAAAATCAGCGGGTAAGAGCTATAGAACAAGTGTTTAAACTATAAGATATAGTGCAATCAGTGATTGGAGAGAACTAATTACTGTTGAGTGATCCCAGCTGGGTAATGGGTTTATACTGTTGGTAGCAACTCGGTGATCTCATTCTCTTGGATAAAGCTAAGGCGAAACGTACGTCAGGGAGTCGTCCCCCTTCTCCCTCCCACGGATACCAGGGTCAGTATATTGTCAGTCTGTGTTGGCTAGTGTTTGTCCATTTCACTCTGACTGCTGTTAGTTACACTTACCAGGATTCCCCTTAGTTGGAGCCACAGAGTTTGGACCATATTTATGGGGGAACCTGGGTGTGCTCTGGCCATGTGAGATGAGTATTGGACTCTCTCTTTCTGAACCGGCCATAGATGATTGCACTATATCTTATAGTTTAAGCACTTTATTATGTGTTATTCATTGATGTGCATGTATCatctgtatatgtataatagaCCTATCATTTGTGGGGGATTCTTGCTCTATAGCTCTATTGTATATTTTCTGTGCTATATTTAGTTGATATTATTATGTGTAATAGATATTGTTCTAAATTACATGTGTGATTCCATCATTTTAACCTGTATATGAAACattgtttaaagggaacatgtTATTTACACATGCTgttgagctgagcagattgatatataaattAGTATTGATTGATATTTAAATTAATGAAATACAATTTGCCATATTTTCGGACTATAGGAGGAACTTTTCCCTCCAAAAGTGAGGGAAAAGTGGCaatgcgtcttatagtctgaatgctgatgactgcttccattatggaagtgggcATCAGCATGCTGTAGGTGTGGGGAGGGAAACACTGCACTGGCTCTACTCGCCCTCCCTGATCTTCTTCAGGGCCCCGTTCTTCAGTGTGTCCTGACTGTATACATCGTCCGTGCGTAGTGCACATGAAGTTTGGGGGTCTGACGAAAACAAtttattttcctattttcctcctccaaatttTAGGTGCGTGTTAGTCTGAaaaatgctatatatatttttggcatcTGAATCcgtatataaatctgctcagctcctcatgctgcctgcagattactttGCATTTCTATGGTGCCGGTCTCCTTTTAAAAAGTAACCATTTCATTTTTTCCATAAATCAATAATATAAGTGAGCTTCTGCTGCTTTTAGTCCAGCAAAACTTCTTTATTGCTGCCCTCCATGCCGCTGGAATGGACCCTGTTATTACTCATGTAAACAGAATGCCTGACTGAAAAATCAACTGGATGATAAATGTTGTGCAAGGATAGACAGTTGTCTGTCTAACTCTATACCAATTATTGGTTGACTTACACTGAGAGAAATTTTCACATCTGAATCGTGCTCACATCTTAGGCATCGGCCCTTTTCAATCATGTCAGAAAGTGTTGAAACCATAGATACATTAGTACATTTTGGCCTCTGTGTCTAAAATAGGCCACATCCTCTTTTGgccacaatttattttatttttttcccgcaTTCCAAGAGCGATAACCTCTTTAACCAGTTCCCGACTGCACATAGACTATAAATGTCCTTGCAGTTGGGActgatctctgaatggatgtacTGAAATGTCTATTCACAAATTGTAGCTGCACGTCAGTCATGGAGCAGGGCACCCCAAAGAGAAGGCAGGGATGGCTCCACACTGTCTGTCTTCTGGATCGCTGTATGCTCAGAGCTGAACGAGCACTGTGTATATAGATCAGGAAGCGCTGTTCCAACACCAGCTGTCTGCCTCAAGACCTCAGGAGCTGCAGGGTCTTCCTGTACAGCCTCCCTGTGGGCTGTATTCCCCCTGTATCTGATGCTAACATGTCAGCCCTAGTTACAGGAAAAATctgaaatagaaaaaataaaggaATCTTAAATGTCCTCCAAAGGTCTTGTGTGACCTTATgaaggacacaaagtgtaaaataaaaaaagtaccccaaaatggtaacaatgAAAACCATgactagaaaaataaaaataaaatagtattGAAAGGGAATGGCCAcacaaaacatgatttaaaaaagaaattctcTATAACTATAACATGATCTACCCTATTAggtaaatgccataaaaaactTTTTTAGGTGTAACATATTTATAAATTTTTGATCATTttcatgtcactttttatatttaaactaaaacccaaaatcctgcagtttttgcactggccactgtGTCTAATAATTGACGctcctgtacagatcactttactgcagttgatatgttattctaatcctgcctgtaatgatatcaactctgtgtatagataagccaGGATCCACTATTCATAATAGGTGATTTGTCAAatgttatctattctttccttgtacaatgacctcagcacaggtcacagagcatgcctagaaaactgtcccatagaagtcaataggaccctattgacttgcataagaaaattgctttacggccatagacacaatggacaggctTTTtagccataaagcaattttttttaatgctgtgtaaatgctgttaaaaacagctTAGGCAAGATGGCTGCGCCATAAAAATGTTcatgaaataaaattaaataaatctacaattgaaaaataaaaacagattagaataaAATATGTGCTACTATCTGATTTTTAACTGCCAGATAAAatgtttggtgacacatttctttTTAACATCACCTCCTAAAATACATAATACCAggtcaaaaagtcttatgtaccccaaaatggtattgatTAAAAAGTACAGTCTGTCCTGCAAAAGACATGCCCTCAGACATCTACactggtagaaaaataaaaaaaaggtcatCTGTGTTAgtatatggcaatgcaaaatataatagatttttaatttaaaaaaagtgattttattatgcaaaagtaataaaacatGAACAAAACGatatacatttggtatcgccataatcatattaatctgcagaataaagttatcataccATATATAGCACATGGTGGACTCCATAAAtagaaaacactgacagaattctaATTTTTGTCcaccacatgtcccccaaagtattAAAAGTAATCAGATAGACAAATGCAtctcaaaatggtgccaataaaaacttgagccctcacacaactcagtgaacaaaaaaaataaggttATGGTCCTTAAAATTAATTTAAGCAAATTCCAtgctagaaaatccagatgctgctacttcccttctgagccccgGCGTATCCCCAAACACCAGTTTACAACCACCACTGGGGTGTTTCTgcaatcaggagaaaatgggtaagaaATTGTGGGGTGATATTCTCCTTTTATCGCTTGTGAAAATAGCTGGGATCCCCAC
The sequence above is a segment of the Bufo gargarizans isolate SCDJY-AF-19 chromosome 6, ASM1485885v1, whole genome shotgun sequence genome. Coding sequences within it:
- the LOC122941323 gene encoding zinc finger protein 883-like isoform X3: MKDNHKHCLLSGGIVEEDASEYPSTHTKEESFSCNEENLLDSLTYNPYAHIKAGSCSGENLPGCTYRDCLPHQYCNEESPPFEKNFSKNDNFRSTDHVQCNSFQIKEEPFILLEETCTDITIPIDHAEQDSESPHSELSASCISVKDGAQHYYSAYLKEESLSHGEGDTGDNGISQPTGHTWEDKFKLKEESMSCSEGIIADNGICKPTDQMQEDPSCIKEVLNGALQGGKPYICSECGKCFSMECRLLTHQKIHKTVRMHSCNRCEKSFKRRSHLIQHEDMHSGDKPYCCSECGKCFVYNSNLLRHKRIHIGEKPYSCLVCGKSFVRNASLLEHQKIHTGERPYSCQECGKSFLTNAHLIQHQMTHTGEKPYSCLDCGKSFIKSSNLIVHRRVHTGEKPYFCSVCGKCFASSSHLVEHQRTHTGEKPYCCSDCGKYFAFRSSLVQHQRTHTGEKPYTCSYCGKCFSQSSQFVIHLKTHTGDRPFSCSECGKRFITNTSLAQHQRNHTGDKPFSCSECGKCFLCNSSLVIHQRTHTGEKPYSCPECNKSFCSNSQLVKHQKTHTGERPYTCPECEKCFMRNSDLSVHMRSHTGERPYSCSHCGKRFANSSVFAIHQRIHTGEKPFSCSDCGKCFIRNSDLVIHRRRHTGEKPYLCTQCGSSFVSKSALSSHDKTHK
- the LOC122941323 gene encoding zinc finger protein 2 homolog isoform X2, which gives rise to MAEDWRHMTNRMLNLTLEIIYLLTGEEYGPKCSDPVNHNRLPCLSEGWSTETPIINPHSQIHGRNSGQKILELAKKIIELLTGEVSVRCQDVTVYFSKEEWEYVEGHKDLYKDAMKDNHKHCLLSGGIVEEDASEYPSTHTKEESFSCNEENLLDSLTYNPYAHIKAGSCSGENLPGCTYRDCLPHQYCNEESPPFEKNFSKNDNFRSTDHVQCNSFQIKEEPFILLEETCTDITIPIDHAEQDSESPHSELSASCISVKDGAQHYYSAYLKEESLSHGEGDTGDNGISQPTGHTWEDKFKLKEESMSCSEGIIADNGICKPTDQMQEDPSCIKEVLNGALQGGKPYICSECGKCFSMECRLLTHQKIHKTVRMHSCNRCEKSFKRRSHLIQHEDMHSGDKPYCCSECGKCFVYNSNLLRHKRIHIGEKPYSCLVCGKSFVRNASLLEHQKIHTGERPYSCQECGKSFLTNAHLIQHQMTHTGEKPYSCLDCGKSFIKSSNLIVHRRVHTGEKPYFCSVCGKCFASSSHLVEHQRTHTGEKPYCCSDCGKYFAFRSSLVQHQRTHTGEKPYTCSYCGKCFSQSSQFVIHLKTHTGDRPFSCSECGKRFITNTSLAQHQRNHTGDKPFSCSECGKCFLCNSSLVIHQRTHTGEKPYSCPECNKSFCSNSQLVKHQKTHTGERPYTCPECEKCFMRNSDLSVHMRSHTGERPYSCSHCGKRFANSSVFAIHQRIHTGEKPFSCSDCGKCFIRNSDLVIHRRRHTGEKPYLCTQCGSSFVSKSALSSHDKTHK
- the LOC122941323 gene encoding zinc finger protein 2 homolog isoform X1 produces the protein MCPYPVHIAYVFPIGLSMAEDWRHMTNRMLNLTLEIIYLLTGEEYGPKCSDPVNHNRLPCLSEGWSTETPIINPHSQIHGRNSGQKILELAKKIIELLTGEVSVRCQDVTVYFSKEEWEYVEGHKDLYKDAMKDNHKHCLLSGGIVEEDASEYPSTHTKEESFSCNEENLLDSLTYNPYAHIKAGSCSGENLPGCTYRDCLPHQYCNEESPPFEKNFSKNDNFRSTDHVQCNSFQIKEEPFILLEETCTDITIPIDHAEQDSESPHSELSASCISVKDGAQHYYSAYLKEESLSHGEGDTGDNGISQPTGHTWEDKFKLKEESMSCSEGIIADNGICKPTDQMQEDPSCIKEVLNGALQGGKPYICSECGKCFSMECRLLTHQKIHKTVRMHSCNRCEKSFKRRSHLIQHEDMHSGDKPYCCSECGKCFVYNSNLLRHKRIHIGEKPYSCLVCGKSFVRNASLLEHQKIHTGERPYSCQECGKSFLTNAHLIQHQMTHTGEKPYSCLDCGKSFIKSSNLIVHRRVHTGEKPYFCSVCGKCFASSSHLVEHQRTHTGEKPYCCSDCGKYFAFRSSLVQHQRTHTGEKPYTCSYCGKCFSQSSQFVIHLKTHTGDRPFSCSECGKRFITNTSLAQHQRNHTGDKPFSCSECGKCFLCNSSLVIHQRTHTGEKPYSCPECNKSFCSNSQLVKHQKTHTGERPYTCPECEKCFMRNSDLSVHMRSHTGERPYSCSHCGKRFANSSVFAIHQRIHTGEKPFSCSDCGKCFIRNSDLVIHRRRHTGEKPYLCTQCGSSFVSKSALSSHDKTHK